In Phaseolus vulgaris cultivar G19833 chromosome 10, P. vulgaris v2.0, whole genome shotgun sequence, a single genomic region encodes these proteins:
- the LOC137814873 gene encoding uncharacterized protein, with protein MAEDLPSIVSKAVKDSNKKLQDENSTLKESNRLIRMEAEKLSCNLMMAEIDHSRLEDAMDAELRGVRKEAPDLRQNMHLQAQEKIELESKLVPYRLKVANLEAAMKADATKVENLEKRSADREVLLGKVEKERDDTMAELAKAREEATKTATELAQARDEGKKAAEELARAREQTEVLKKQNDELKKQAQELEQSSAQVLAAGFDAALEQVSCQYVELDLSMVSICNEVVDGKIVPSED; from the coding sequence atggcggaggatctcCCCTCGATTGTATCGAAGGCTGTGAAGGACTCCAACAAGAAACTCCAAGATGAGAATTCAACGCTTAAGGAGTCAAACCGCCTGATAAGGATGGAGGCAGAAAAGCTCTCTTGCAACCTGATGATGGCGGAGATCGACCATTCAAGGTTGGAGGACGCCATGGACGCTGAGCTAAGGGGCGTGCGTAAGGAGGCCCCCGATCTGCGCCAAAATATGCACCTCCAAgcccaagagaaaatcgagctggagagcaagcttgTACCTTataggctcaaggtggccaacttggaggctgcaatgaaagcagatgcgaccaaggtggaaaaccttgaaaaaaggtcggcagatcgggaggttctcctcGGGAAGGTCgaaaaggagagggacgacaccatggctgagctcgccaaAGCTCGAGAGGAAGCCACGAAGACTGCTACAGAGCTGGCTCAGGCTCGGGATGAAGGCAAAAAGGCTGCTGAAGAACTTGCTCGGGCTCGTGAACAAACCGAAGTGCTGAAGAAACAAAACGACGAGTTGAAGAAACAAGcacaagagctcgagcaaagctccgcccaagtccttgccgccgggttcgacgccgctTTAGAGCAAGTCTCATGCCAATACGttgagctcgacctctccatggtatcaatctgcaacgaggtggtggatgggaagatcgtgccctcTGAAGACTAG
- the LOC137814883 gene encoding coiled-coil domain-containing protein SCD2-like has protein sequence MPLAVAPPVVEGSEPNFIENPPSASTPFVSAGEGPPSTTSILGAAPGGDEGGHNLPILITESPTSPPRQEAPLALQTQEGGGESQHQAPPAPPPATTSNFPPSIEEIWGPFTAKLKMMAEDLPSIITKAVKNSSKKLQDENAVLKEANRLIRMEAEKLSCNLMMAEIDHSRLEDAMDAELRGAHAAKVENLEKRSADREVLLGKVEKERDDTKAELGKAQEENARIAAELAQAREENKKAAEELAQAHEEAEGLKKQTDELKRQAQELEQSSAQVLSAGFDAALEQVSCQYPELDLSMVSICNEVVDGKIVPSED, from the exons ATGCCCTTGGCTGTTGCGCCCCCTGTGGTTGAAGGCAGCGAACCCAATTTTAttgagaaccctccaagcgcctccacgccatttgtatctgctggagagggtcctccttcaaccacctctatCCTTGGGGCTGCACCAGGAGGAGATGAAGGTGGCCATAACTTGCCAATCCTAATAACAGAGTCTCcgacttcaccaccacgccaagaagcccccctcgcccttcaaactcaagagggtggtggtgaaagtcagcaccaagctcctccagcacctccaccagcaaCGACTTCAAACTTCCCCCCCTCCATCGAAGAGATCTGGGGACCCTTCACagccaaactgaagatgatggcagaggatctccCCTCCATCATAACGAAGGCTGTGAAGAACTCAAGCAAGAAACTCCAAGATGAGAATGCGGTGCTTAAGGAGGCAAACCGCCTGATAAGGATGGAGGCGGAAAAACTCTCTTGCAACCTGATGATGGCGGAGATTGAccattcaaggctggaggacgccatggaCGCTGAACTAAGGGGCGCGC atgcggccaaggtggagaaccttgaaaagaggtcagcagatcgggaggtgCTCCTCGGGAAagtcgagaaggagagggacgacaccaAGGCTGAGCTCGGCAAAGCTCAAGAGGAAAACGCGAGgattgctgcagagctggcccaggctcGGGAGGAAAACAAGAAAGCTGCTGAAGAGCTTGCTCAGGCTCATGAAGAAGCCGAAGGGCTGAAGAAGCAAACTGACGAGCTGAAGAGGCAGGCtcaagagctcgagcaaagctcTGCCCAAGTCCTTTCcgccgggttcgacgccgctTTGGAGCAAGTCTCGTGCCAATAtcccgagctcgacctctccatggtgtcaatctgcaacgaagtggtggatgggaagatcgtgccctcTGAAGATTAA